A stretch of the Polyangiaceae bacterium genome encodes the following:
- the psd gene encoding phosphatidylserine decarboxylase (Phosphatidylserine decarboxylase is synthesized as a single chain precursor. Generation of the pyruvoyl active site from a Ser is coupled to cleavage of a Gly-Ser bond between the larger (beta) and smaller (alpha chains). It is an integral membrane protein.) codes for MERVYSSVFRVNMGEAAQRTDPYPTFDAFFTRHLKPGARRVSDDVVVSPADGVVEATGPVDSGSRVFVKGRPYDVAELVGDPKDAARYAGGGFAVVYLSPRDYHRVHSPAEGVISLVRGIPGDLYPVNKIGERHVPRLFVRNNRVAIAIDTQGLGRVYVVMVGAVIVGRISVSVLPDPAVPPGDHVLDPASPVKRGDEIGIFHLGSTAVLLVEPGITLARSVGPIRYGESLLKPA; via the coding sequence ATCGAGCGGGTCTACTCCAGCGTGTTTCGCGTGAACATGGGGGAGGCCGCGCAGCGTACCGACCCGTATCCGACCTTCGACGCCTTCTTCACGCGACACCTGAAGCCCGGAGCTCGCCGCGTCAGCGACGACGTGGTGGTCAGCCCGGCCGACGGTGTGGTCGAGGCGACGGGCCCGGTGGACAGCGGCAGTCGGGTGTTCGTCAAGGGTCGCCCTTACGACGTGGCCGAGCTCGTGGGCGATCCCAAGGACGCCGCGCGCTATGCGGGAGGAGGCTTCGCGGTGGTGTACTTGTCGCCCCGCGACTACCACCGCGTCCACTCGCCCGCCGAGGGTGTCATCTCGCTCGTGCGCGGCATTCCCGGCGACCTCTACCCCGTGAACAAGATCGGCGAGCGGCACGTCCCGCGCCTGTTCGTGCGCAACAACCGCGTCGCCATCGCCATCGACACCCAAGGCCTCGGCCGCGTCTACGTGGTCATGGTGGGTGCGGTCATCGTCGGACGCATCAGCGTCAGCGTCCTTCCCGACCCGGCGGTTCCGCCCGGTGACCACGTGCTCGACCCTGCTTCGCCGGTGAAGCGGGGAGACGAAATTGGAATCTTCCACCTGGGTTCGACGGCGGTCCTGCTGGTCGAACCGGGCATCACCCTGGCCCGTTCCGTCGGTCCGATCCGGTACGGCGAATCCCTGCTGAAACCCGCATGA
- a CDS encoding DUF4175 domain-containing protein, with translation MAVTELMNRLAAAWRTRVGTASRQALLCALVLAITGGAHLARNGTTPARLGTAAIIALVIAAMVVRAVRERRTYLDLRRTIRQVLVPANPELGQRTLRAVSLLERTARDDSAGSPELARLHFERLIARASVVEVEASATRRARWWQGGVMLGLAAVVVSFAVGPMRVVEGLDVLFAWKGRAPLPLAWLDYMRVSAEPPAYLKLPERSVLPGLASRHPEGTLLSVRGVPRRDGRRLVLTDGVSEVPFVSDGAGGVVARWTLERTGELHVAARFGGVLIHELETIPVTLISDEVPEVSLAGAPKTLELKGVESLPLAYEASDDHGLRQVDVVLRAGEREDRRVIARLDGQSTFERGSHVLSPRDPFLRRMYLPIQVTVEARDNDPVRGPKWGQSPAITLIPPVVGEPEALRYSALAKARGELIDFLAWQLGRESGKDLEPLSKDERERARRVADAVLGAVDKSHGGLGFPPGLRAFVAGQMRVLERPSRPGESRIRRSEDVTLAVDSVLRVLGSKDAQSVAKRLADVVEEIANGAKQARETEKKSVGLARLDSALGASEAGAKRLIELGFLGRDLGSVAVADLGRVQRARKADDLTHAELAARHLAARLRRPNPSFGSAQRGGVESGAPSQNGGSSGEPSDANDRFDELAAELEKLAADHADEIGKVERALSEAEASVDLESIREEAKQRADALRRALADLPQFSHTPGSARSAAALGREHGTAMAESLERLSLGDAVQSGKDALNALKDAEKKAGASDLLDRSELEASKSELARQLAWAEQRLDDLKKNAQHKSRDATSSSGEREHEMSRRAGNLASRGKNGDTALPEEALESLEKAEGLMREAARALVDGRGERGLELQREAQRLLEQATTGQTGEDEEQSPHDSRPKESRDGQGKDMRTGGEVPRDQDKKRAEEFRRRVVEGLGKSKDGRLAPAVKRYAEGLLR, from the coding sequence GTGGCCGTCACCGAGCTCATGAACCGCCTCGCCGCTGCCTGGCGGACCCGCGTGGGGACGGCCTCGCGGCAGGCGCTGCTCTGTGCGCTGGTCCTGGCCATCACCGGCGGGGCTCACCTGGCTCGGAATGGGACGACGCCGGCCCGCCTGGGGACCGCCGCGATCATCGCGCTGGTGATCGCGGCCATGGTCGTGCGTGCGGTGCGCGAACGTCGCACGTACCTCGACCTGCGCCGCACCATCCGACAGGTACTGGTTCCTGCCAACCCGGAGCTCGGCCAGCGAACGCTGCGCGCGGTGTCGCTGCTCGAGCGCACGGCGCGCGACGACAGCGCAGGCTCTCCGGAGCTCGCGCGCCTGCACTTCGAGCGCCTGATAGCCCGCGCGTCCGTCGTCGAGGTGGAAGCGTCGGCGACGCGCCGCGCACGCTGGTGGCAGGGCGGGGTGATGCTCGGTTTGGCCGCCGTCGTCGTGTCGTTCGCGGTCGGCCCGATGCGCGTGGTCGAGGGCCTCGACGTGCTGTTCGCGTGGAAGGGGCGCGCGCCGCTGCCGCTGGCCTGGCTCGACTACATGCGTGTCAGCGCCGAGCCACCTGCCTACCTGAAGCTGCCCGAGCGCTCGGTGTTGCCCGGTCTCGCCTCGCGGCACCCGGAGGGCACGCTCTTGTCGGTGCGCGGCGTGCCGCGGCGCGACGGGCGACGCCTGGTGCTCACGGACGGCGTCAGCGAGGTGCCCTTCGTCAGCGACGGCGCGGGCGGCGTCGTCGCGCGCTGGACGTTGGAGCGGACCGGCGAGCTGCACGTCGCCGCGCGCTTCGGCGGCGTGCTGATCCACGAGCTGGAGACCATCCCGGTGACGCTGATCAGCGACGAGGTCCCAGAGGTGAGCCTGGCCGGCGCGCCCAAGACGCTCGAGCTGAAGGGCGTGGAGTCGCTCCCGCTCGCCTACGAAGCCAGCGACGACCACGGGCTCCGGCAGGTGGACGTGGTGTTGCGCGCCGGCGAACGCGAGGACCGACGCGTGATCGCGCGGCTGGACGGCCAGAGCACCTTCGAGCGCGGCAGCCACGTGCTCTCGCCGCGCGACCCGTTCCTCAGGCGCATGTACCTGCCCATCCAGGTCACGGTGGAGGCCCGCGACAACGACCCCGTTCGCGGGCCGAAGTGGGGGCAGAGCCCGGCGATCACGCTGATCCCTCCGGTGGTCGGCGAGCCCGAGGCGCTGCGCTACTCGGCCCTCGCCAAGGCCCGGGGCGAGCTGATCGACTTCCTGGCTTGGCAGCTCGGGCGCGAGAGCGGCAAGGATCTCGAGCCTCTGTCGAAGGACGAGCGCGAGCGCGCGCGGCGCGTCGCCGACGCCGTGCTCGGCGCCGTGGACAAGAGCCACGGCGGGCTCGGTTTCCCGCCGGGCCTCAGGGCGTTCGTCGCCGGTCAGATGCGGGTGCTGGAGCGCCCGTCGCGGCCCGGAGAGTCGAGGATCCGCCGCAGCGAGGACGTGACCCTCGCCGTGGACTCGGTGCTGCGCGTGCTCGGCTCCAAGGACGCGCAGAGCGTCGCCAAGCGCCTGGCGGACGTGGTGGAGGAGATCGCAAACGGCGCCAAGCAAGCGCGCGAGACGGAGAAGAAGAGCGTCGGGCTCGCGCGGCTCGACTCCGCGCTCGGGGCGTCCGAAGCGGGGGCCAAGCGGCTCATCGAGCTGGGCTTCCTGGGCCGGGACCTGGGCAGCGTGGCGGTAGCGGACCTCGGGCGCGTGCAGCGCGCGCGCAAGGCCGACGACCTGACGCACGCCGAGCTGGCCGCCCGTCACCTGGCAGCGCGCCTCCGCCGGCCCAACCCCTCGTTCGGCAGCGCGCAGCGCGGCGGCGTCGAGTCCGGCGCCCCCAGTCAGAACGGCGGGTCGAGCGGCGAGCCCTCGGACGCCAATGATCGCTTCGACGAGCTGGCCGCCGAGCTGGAGAAGCTGGCGGCCGACCACGCCGACGAAATCGGCAAGGTGGAGCGGGCGCTCAGCGAAGCGGAAGCGAGCGTGGACCTGGAGAGCATCCGGGAAGAAGCCAAGCAACGCGCCGACGCGCTCCGCCGCGCCCTGGCGGATCTCCCTCAGTTCAGCCACACGCCCGGCTCCGCCCGCTCGGCTGCGGCGCTCGGTCGCGAGCACGGCACCGCGATGGCCGAGTCGCTGGAGCGGCTGAGCCTGGGCGACGCGGTGCAGAGCGGGAAAGACGCCTTGAACGCGCTCAAAGACGCCGAGAAGAAGGCTGGCGCGAGCGACCTCTTGGACCGATCGGAGCTCGAGGCGAGCAAGAGCGAGCTCGCACGGCAGCTCGCCTGGGCGGAGCAACGCTTGGACGATCTCAAGAAGAACGCACAGCACAAGTCCCGCGACGCCACCAGCTCCTCCGGCGAGCGGGAGCACGAGATGTCGCGCCGCGCCGGCAACCTGGCGTCGCGCGGCAAGAACGGTGACACGGCGCTGCCGGAGGAGGCGCTCGAGAGCCTGGAGAAGGCCGAGGGCTTGATGCGCGAGGCCGCTCGCGCTCTGGTGGACGGGCGCGGGGAGCGCGGTCTGGAGCTGCAGCGCGAGGCTCAGCGCCTGCTCGAGCAGGCGACCACGGGGCAGACCGGAGAAGACGAGGAGCAGTCGCCGCACGACTCGCGTCCGAAGGAGTCGCGCGACGGCCAAGGCAAGGACATGCGGACCGGTGGCGAAGTCCCGCGCGACCAGGACAAGAAGCGCGCGGAGGAGTTCCGGCGGCGAGTCGTCGAGGGCTTGGGCAAGAGCAAAGACGGGCGCTTGGCTCCCGCGGTGAAGCGCTACGCGGAGGGGTTGCTCCGATGA
- a CDS encoding (Fe-S)-binding protein, giving the protein MNPVAMAVIILSLTGAFLWSASQRWGLLKVGGPTHESRFGSIGERLGRVWTFAFFQKKMRYYLTAGIAHQLIFVGFVVLLLRTLVLWGRGFDPTFNLWILGPKDTLGQVYGFLKDVISTLVVVGVCVFVYYRTLNKQKRMTLSGEGLVILGIIATMMIADQLYDGAAIALNHKLGTECGTRTSDWCGTAANLVKPLAPPTGQLAFHPYPEPVGSLWALALSGADVRTLAVLGNIGFWVHSSLVLIFLNILPYSKHFHIITAIPNVALSDITPPGRLRPLAKNTEELMAKVEKAMEREDMLAAPIGYARIDHFTWKDVLDFYTCTECGRCSDNCPAATTGKMLSPKFLTLDLRDHLYERQEELLEVGEIPRVDLSTKPAEEPNPEEAKPEEEAKSEAEAKPEAEGEEKKAQGAEAEAEKKPEYKPIDLVPNVVHEDVLWACTTCRACEEQCPVMITYVDKIVQMRRNLVMIRGESFPQELNKPFQGMETNGNPWNLSRVDRASWAEGLDVPTMAANPKAEVLYWVGCAASYDDRAKKIARATATLLKQAGVDFAILAEEESCTGDSARRAGNELLFMMLAETNVATINGYQEQGGVKKIITTCPHCFNALANEYPDFGGKWQVVHHADYLLELVAQGKLKPKNGVKGRVVYHDSCYLGRYNEIYESPREILRRIPGVELVEPEHWTRNKGLCCGAGGAQMWMEEQNKDRVNVKRTKQLLETGAKTIATACPFCMTMLTDGIKDQEKEGEIQNLDIVELLAQACGEEKLAKAEPEAAPEKPAEEEAPAEA; this is encoded by the coding sequence ATGAATCCCGTAGCGATGGCCGTGATCATCCTGAGTCTGACTGGCGCGTTCCTGTGGAGCGCGAGTCAACGCTGGGGGTTGCTCAAAGTCGGAGGACCGACCCACGAGAGCCGCTTCGGCTCCATCGGCGAGCGTCTGGGGCGCGTCTGGACCTTCGCGTTCTTCCAGAAAAAGATGCGCTACTACCTGACCGCGGGGATCGCGCATCAGCTGATCTTCGTCGGCTTCGTCGTGCTGCTGTTGCGCACGCTGGTGCTCTGGGGCCGGGGCTTCGACCCGACCTTCAACCTGTGGATCCTCGGCCCGAAGGACACGCTCGGGCAGGTTTACGGATTCCTGAAGGACGTGATCTCGACGCTGGTCGTCGTCGGCGTCTGCGTGTTCGTCTACTACCGCACGCTCAACAAGCAGAAGCGCATGACGCTGTCGGGTGAAGGCCTGGTCATCCTGGGCATCATCGCGACGATGATGATCGCCGACCAGCTCTACGACGGCGCGGCCATCGCCCTGAACCACAAGCTCGGCACGGAGTGTGGCACCAGGACCTCGGACTGGTGCGGCACCGCGGCGAATCTGGTGAAGCCGCTGGCGCCGCCGACGGGTCAGCTGGCCTTCCACCCCTACCCGGAGCCCGTCGGCAGCCTGTGGGCGTTGGCGCTGAGCGGCGCGGACGTGCGCACGCTGGCCGTGCTCGGCAACATCGGCTTCTGGGTGCACTCGTCGCTGGTGCTGATCTTCCTGAACATCCTGCCGTACTCGAAGCACTTCCACATCATCACCGCGATCCCCAACGTCGCGCTCAGCGACATCACGCCGCCGGGACGCCTCCGCCCGCTCGCCAAGAACACCGAAGAGCTGATGGCCAAGGTGGAGAAGGCGATGGAGCGCGAGGACATGCTCGCCGCGCCGATCGGCTACGCGCGCATCGACCATTTCACCTGGAAAGACGTGCTCGATTTCTACACTTGCACGGAGTGCGGCCGCTGCTCGGACAACTGCCCGGCGGCCACCACCGGCAAGATGCTGAGCCCGAAGTTCTTGACCCTGGATCTGCGAGATCACCTCTACGAGCGGCAGGAGGAGCTGCTGGAGGTCGGGGAGATCCCGCGGGTGGACCTGAGCACGAAGCCCGCGGAGGAGCCCAACCCGGAGGAGGCGAAGCCGGAAGAGGAGGCGAAGTCGGAAGCCGAGGCGAAGCCGGAGGCCGAAGGTGAGGAGAAGAAGGCCCAGGGCGCCGAGGCGGAGGCCGAGAAGAAGCCGGAGTACAAGCCCATCGATCTGGTCCCGAACGTCGTCCACGAGGACGTGCTCTGGGCGTGCACGACCTGCCGCGCCTGCGAGGAGCAGTGCCCGGTGATGATCACCTACGTGGACAAGATCGTGCAGATGCGCCGCAACCTGGTGATGATCCGCGGCGAGAGCTTCCCGCAGGAGCTGAACAAGCCGTTCCAGGGCATGGAGACCAACGGCAACCCGTGGAACCTGTCGCGGGTCGATCGGGCGAGCTGGGCTGAGGGCCTGGACGTGCCGACCATGGCGGCGAACCCCAAGGCAGAGGTCCTGTACTGGGTGGGCTGCGCCGCCAGCTACGACGACCGCGCCAAGAAGATCGCCCGCGCCACGGCCACGCTCCTGAAGCAAGCCGGCGTGGACTTCGCCATCTTGGCCGAAGAGGAGAGCTGCACGGGGGACTCCGCCCGGCGCGCCGGCAACGAGCTCCTGTTCATGATGCTGGCCGAGACGAACGTCGCCACCATCAACGGCTACCAGGAGCAGGGCGGGGTGAAGAAGATCATCACCACCTGCCCGCACTGCTTCAACGCCCTCGCCAACGAGTACCCCGACTTCGGCGGCAAGTGGCAGGTGGTGCACCACGCCGACTACCTGCTGGAGCTGGTGGCGCAGGGCAAACTGAAGCCCAAGAACGGCGTGAAGGGTCGGGTCGTGTACCACGACTCCTGCTACCTGGGCCGCTACAACGAGATCTACGAGTCGCCCCGCGAGATCCTCAGGCGCATTCCCGGCGTCGAGCTGGTCGAGCCCGAGCACTGGACCCGCAACAAGGGCCTGTGCTGCGGCGCCGGCGGCGCGCAGATGTGGATGGAGGAGCAGAACAAGGATCGCGTGAACGTCAAGCGCACCAAGCAGCTGCTCGAGACCGGCGCCAAGACCATCGCTACGGCGTGCCCCTTCTGCATGACGATGCTGACCGACGGCATCAAGGACCAGGAGAAGGAGGGCGAGATCCAGAACTTGGACATCGTCGAGCTCCTGGCTCAGGCGTGCGGGGAAGAGAAGCTCGCGAAGGCCGAGCCGGAGGCTGCCCCGGAGAAGCCCGCCGAGGAGGAAGCGCCCGCCGAGGCGTAG
- the chrA gene encoding chromate efflux transporter, with product MREGSALEVLATFAKLGLTSFGGPIAHIGYYRQELVEKRRWVSETELAELLALCQFLPGPASSQLGFCLGLTRAGLPGGLAAFAAFTLPSAALLFAFAALLPQLSSALGRGALHGLALVAVAVVAHGLIGMARQLCPDVPRASIAIASALVLLLAGAAWVQLVVIAAGALLGMFVCRGGALPGPSALRLRYGPKLGLALLAAFALGLVGLPIAARGFGGLWAVADAFYRAGGLVFGGGHVVLPLLEEAVVRPGWVSASEFVAGYGAAQAIPGPMFSFAAYLGSRIAGAGGALVALCTIFLPGLLLAAAVLPLWRSVASRPGAVRAVAGVNAAVVGLLGAALYDPVCTKAIRGPFDVAVSLVGLALLLRWRASPLWVVLACVCASVARAIWVAPGG from the coding sequence ATGAGGGAGGGGTCGGCGCTCGAGGTCTTGGCGACCTTCGCCAAGCTCGGCCTGACCTCGTTCGGCGGGCCCATCGCTCACATCGGCTACTACCGCCAAGAGCTGGTCGAGAAGCGGAGGTGGGTGAGCGAGACCGAGCTCGCCGAGCTGCTCGCGCTCTGCCAGTTCTTGCCGGGGCCGGCGTCCAGTCAGCTCGGGTTCTGTCTGGGCCTCACCCGCGCGGGTCTCCCCGGCGGGCTCGCTGCCTTCGCCGCGTTCACGCTGCCGTCCGCGGCGTTGCTCTTCGCGTTCGCGGCGCTGTTGCCCCAGCTCTCGAGCGCGCTCGGACGAGGAGCGCTCCACGGTCTCGCGCTCGTGGCGGTGGCGGTGGTGGCGCACGGGCTCATCGGCATGGCGCGGCAGCTCTGCCCCGACGTGCCGCGTGCCAGCATCGCGATCGCCTCCGCGCTGGTGCTGCTGCTCGCAGGTGCGGCATGGGTGCAGCTCGTGGTGATCGCCGCAGGGGCGCTGCTCGGCATGTTCGTGTGTCGCGGCGGCGCGCTGCCGGGCCCGAGCGCGCTCCGCTTGCGCTACGGACCCAAGCTCGGTCTCGCGCTGCTCGCGGCCTTCGCCCTCGGGCTCGTCGGGCTGCCGATCGCCGCGCGTGGGTTCGGCGGGCTCTGGGCCGTGGCGGACGCGTTCTACCGCGCCGGCGGTCTGGTGTTCGGCGGTGGCCACGTCGTGTTGCCGCTGCTCGAGGAGGCCGTCGTCCGTCCGGGCTGGGTCTCGGCGAGCGAGTTCGTCGCCGGCTATGGCGCAGCGCAGGCCATTCCGGGTCCGATGTTCTCGTTCGCGGCCTACCTTGGCTCGCGGATCGCCGGAGCTGGCGGCGCGCTCGTGGCGCTGTGCACGATCTTCCTGCCCGGCCTCTTGCTCGCCGCGGCCGTGCTCCCGCTCTGGCGTTCGGTCGCGTCGCGACCCGGCGCCGTGCGCGCGGTGGCCGGGGTGAACGCGGCCGTCGTGGGCCTGCTGGGCGCCGCCCTCTACGATCCGGTGTGTACCAAAGCGATACGTGGCCCCTTCGACGTGGCCGTTTCGCTGGTGGGTCTCGCGCTGCTGCTCCGGTGGCGCGCCTCTCCGCTCTGGGTGGTACTGGCCTGCGTTTGCGCCAGCGTTGCCCGGGCCATTTGGGTGGCGCCCGGCGGCTGA
- a CDS encoding HEAT repeat domain-containing protein, translating into MLEPISPSPQPGSRPVPPFAGEEPSERVDLAKWPPDDDAPAGGGGNPQLPGAGSPGSFDTGDGDFKKGRFNPFVILIGLVAVIGLGLFLFIGFKKDAERLTIEQVEERKKATFILPKAEQLPKWREWAASESSDELVQESLKQLAFAKDPAGVDLAIKALTRPSEPIQSMAATCLAEYGLPMAEAAKGPLLQALPKAGPGAKPQVAWALVVLGESSAFDKIMELYRAGHLSKVQRLGGGVAFDPEKIVKLIDLDKLATFAGDESPAVRQLVATVLARNASPKYTDVLIKLVQDTDAEIARQAAPGLGKIGDQRAREPLISALKKTDKESRKKYLAALKDGIGCEGLILALQSNDTDIEKSWFQTKVIFDLARELADPRCGDSMLKFLETKPNIHWQTEAATAMAEVGDVRGVPTLAKRLRMDPLKIYSDQYDHEQLLKRDDQERVVAARMLADLAVLHPDQREFIRKESEDAVIFWIHEMPSPHANGLRALAAMESTKDIAQLRKWADPDKPLPREGQQPPFPEEWVVAQSAMRYIGWLKDEQSWGVLEKALTRRDPKLDVTMDGLMAGGLAILGMTLRALGVGAADGMAQWQNPKAFKPLMKYIEEPKENEQARMAACAALPWVASKEDMLEVAKKVQEYNKPDKADSQRRACLLESFIRRPVPGIASALLPMLNAEAAMETRHQVAAAIGKTGFDQDVEQKLFELMKTESLVTDAALALILGGSPDTAKRAVAMFADKPKTTVEELQNLWYDAFGYWSHEDLESGRIFKWVDNAIAIQQVELKGVPQDWAPFLLMKQFDNLQYDNGPHSFTRVVLRVRLMRMAKDQSKKELMEGAIRTLKFMKEQGVLLALRDEKGPTGELASQAYFELMNPKVITDVKVPESDTGGGGGKKKE; encoded by the coding sequence ATGCTCGAACCGATCTCGCCGTCCCCGCAGCCTGGCTCTCGGCCCGTTCCACCGTTCGCCGGCGAAGAGCCGAGCGAACGCGTCGACCTCGCCAAATGGCCGCCCGACGACGACGCGCCCGCCGGCGGCGGCGGCAACCCGCAGCTGCCCGGCGCCGGCTCCCCCGGATCGTTCGACACCGGCGACGGCGATTTCAAGAAGGGCCGCTTCAACCCCTTCGTGATCCTGATCGGGTTGGTGGCCGTCATCGGGCTCGGCTTGTTCCTGTTCATCGGCTTCAAGAAGGACGCCGAGAGGCTCACCATAGAGCAGGTCGAAGAGCGGAAGAAAGCGACCTTCATCCTGCCCAAGGCGGAGCAGCTGCCCAAGTGGCGGGAGTGGGCCGCCTCCGAGTCCAGCGACGAGCTGGTCCAGGAGTCGCTCAAGCAGCTGGCGTTCGCCAAGGATCCGGCCGGCGTGGACCTGGCGATCAAGGCGCTGACCCGGCCCAGCGAGCCGATCCAGTCGATGGCGGCGACGTGCCTCGCCGAGTACGGCTTGCCGATGGCAGAGGCCGCCAAGGGCCCGCTGCTCCAGGCGCTCCCCAAGGCGGGCCCCGGCGCCAAGCCGCAGGTCGCCTGGGCGCTGGTGGTGCTCGGCGAGTCGAGCGCTTTCGACAAGATCATGGAGCTCTACCGCGCCGGCCATCTGTCGAAGGTGCAGCGCCTGGGCGGCGGGGTGGCCTTCGACCCCGAGAAGATCGTCAAGCTCATCGACCTGGACAAGCTCGCGACCTTCGCTGGCGACGAGAGCCCGGCGGTGCGCCAGCTCGTGGCCACCGTGCTCGCGCGCAACGCCTCGCCGAAATACACCGACGTGCTGATCAAGCTCGTGCAGGACACCGACGCGGAGATCGCCCGCCAGGCGGCGCCGGGCCTGGGCAAGATCGGCGACCAGCGGGCGCGCGAGCCGCTGATCTCGGCCCTGAAGAAGACCGACAAGGAGAGCCGTAAGAAGTACCTGGCGGCGCTCAAGGACGGCATCGGCTGCGAGGGCCTGATCCTGGCCTTGCAGTCCAACGACACCGACATCGAGAAGAGCTGGTTCCAGACCAAGGTCATCTTCGACCTGGCGCGTGAGCTGGCCGATCCGCGCTGCGGCGACTCGATGCTCAAGTTTCTGGAGACCAAGCCCAACATCCACTGGCAGACCGAGGCCGCCACGGCCATGGCCGAGGTGGGCGACGTGCGGGGCGTGCCGACCTTGGCCAAGCGCCTGCGCATGGATCCGCTGAAGATCTACAGCGACCAATACGACCACGAGCAGCTCTTGAAGCGCGACGACCAGGAGCGCGTGGTGGCCGCGCGCATGCTCGCCGACCTCGCCGTCCTGCACCCCGACCAGCGGGAGTTCATCCGCAAGGAGAGCGAGGACGCGGTCATCTTCTGGATCCACGAGATGCCTTCGCCGCACGCCAACGGCCTGCGCGCCTTGGCCGCGATGGAGTCCACCAAGGACATCGCCCAGCTCCGCAAGTGGGCGGACCCCGACAAGCCGCTGCCCCGAGAAGGCCAGCAGCCGCCGTTCCCCGAGGAGTGGGTCGTGGCTCAGAGCGCGATGCGCTACATCGGCTGGCTCAAGGACGAGCAGAGCTGGGGCGTGCTCGAGAAGGCACTCACGCGCCGCGATCCGAAGCTGGATGTGACCATGGACGGCCTGATGGCCGGCGGCCTGGCCATCCTGGGCATGACCCTGCGCGCCCTGGGCGTCGGCGCCGCCGACGGCATGGCCCAGTGGCAGAACCCGAAGGCCTTCAAGCCGCTGATGAAGTACATCGAGGAGCCCAAGGAGAACGAGCAAGCGCGCATGGCGGCGTGCGCCGCCCTGCCTTGGGTCGCGAGCAAGGAGGACATGCTCGAGGTCGCCAAGAAGGTGCAGGAGTACAACAAGCCGGACAAGGCCGACTCCCAGCGCCGCGCCTGCCTGCTCGAGTCCTTCATCCGCCGTCCGGTGCCCGGCATCGCCAGCGCGCTCTTGCCGATGCTGAACGCCGAAGCGGCGATGGAGACCCGGCACCAGGTCGCGGCCGCCATCGGCAAGACCGGCTTCGACCAGGACGTGGAGCAGAAGCTGTTCGAGCTGATGAAGACGGAGTCGCTGGTCACGGACGCAGCGCTCGCGCTGATCCTGGGCGGCAGTCCCGACACGGCCAAGCGCGCCGTGGCGATGTTCGCCGACAAGCCGAAGACCACCGTCGAGGAGCTCCAGAACCTCTGGTACGACGCCTTCGGTTACTGGTCCCACGAAGATTTGGAGAGCGGCCGCATCTTCAAGTGGGTGGACAACGCCATCGCCATCCAGCAGGTCGAGCTCAAGGGCGTGCCCCAGGACTGGGCGCCGTTCCTGCTGATGAAGCAGTTCGACAACCTCCAGTACGACAACGGCCCGCACTCCTTCACTCGCGTGGTGCTGCGCGTCCGCCTGATGCGCATGGCCAAGGACCAGAGCAAGAAGGAGCTGATGGAGGGCGCCATCCGCACCCTGAAGTTCATGAAGGAGCAGGGCGTGCTCTTGGCGCTGCGCGACGAGAAGGGCCCGACCGGCGAGCTGGCGAGCCAGGCCTACTTCGAGCTGATGAACCCCAAGGTCATCACCGACGTGAAGGTCCCCGAGAGCGACACGGGCGGGGGCGGGGGCAAGAAGAAGGAGTGA
- a CDS encoding CPBP family intramembrane metalloprotease, whose protein sequence is MSEAPLSPAVEPAAPQQGPRLWLRPLGVAVATTALVTGLSYGMPDNYAATAVGLGFLAATYVVALRRDHPLPPEHYGLALGGLLDPEPLSPARIGKDAARALAWALGLALAIFPLFWLGYLWWWRPRHAFVPGALPALGDDVLGQLLVIALPEEAFYRGYLQTALDDAWKPRWKILGAELGWGVLVSAALFALGHFATEVHPNRLAVFFPALAFGWLRARTKGIGAGIVFHALCNLFAAYLARSYGMGR, encoded by the coding sequence GTGAGTGAGGCGCCGCTCTCGCCCGCGGTCGAGCCCGCCGCGCCGCAGCAAGGCCCGCGCCTCTGGCTCCGGCCGCTCGGGGTCGCGGTCGCCACGACCGCGCTGGTCACGGGGCTTTCCTACGGAATGCCCGACAACTACGCGGCCACGGCGGTGGGCCTGGGCTTCCTCGCCGCCACCTACGTGGTCGCACTCCGGCGAGATCACCCGCTGCCCCCGGAGCACTACGGGCTCGCGCTCGGCGGTCTGCTCGACCCGGAGCCGCTCTCCCCTGCGCGCATCGGCAAGGACGCGGCGCGGGCGCTGGCCTGGGCCCTTGGCCTCGCGCTCGCCATCTTCCCGCTCTTCTGGCTCGGCTACCTGTGGTGGTGGAGGCCCCGCCACGCCTTCGTGCCCGGCGCCCTGCCCGCGCTCGGCGACGACGTGCTCGGCCAGCTCCTGGTGATCGCGCTGCCCGAAGAAGCCTTCTACCGGGGCTACCTGCAGACCGCCCTCGACGACGCCTGGAAGCCACGCTGGAAGATCTTGGGTGCGGAGCTCGGTTGGGGCGTGCTGGTCTCCGCCGCGCTTTTCGCGCTCGGACACTTCGCGACGGAGGTCCATCCGAATCGGCTCGCGGTGTTCTTCCCGGCGCTCGCGTTCGGGTGGCTCCGCGCGCGCACCAAGGGCATCGGCGCGGGCATCGTGTTCCATGCGCTGTGCAACTTGTTCGCGGCGTATCTGGCGAGGAGTTACGGGATGGGGCGGTGA